The following is a genomic window from Candidatus Omnitrophota bacterium.
AATAAGGTATGCGCGTCTGCCAAGGCGCGGCATTTAAAAGATGCCTGGCAGAAACCTATGAGGTGGTAACATGAAAAAAGATGACTTCAGGGACGATTTCACCAAAGAGGACCCTTGGCGGGTTTTCAGGATCATGTCTGAGTTCGTTGAGGGCTTTGAGGTGCTCTCTGGCATCGGCAAGGCAGTATCCATTTTCGGCTCATCAAGGCTGAGCCGTCAGGATAAATATTATAAAGTAACGGAGGAGATCGCCTATTCTCTCGCCAGGGAAGGTTATGCTGTAATTACAGGAGGCGGCCCCGGGCTTATGGAGGCGGCAAACAAGGGAGCGGCCAGGGCAAAAGGCAGGTCAATCGGGCTGAACATCCAGATCCCGTCGGAACAGAAAGCCAACCCTTACGTGAAGACCCTGCTTGATTTTCATTATTTTTTCGTGCGCAAGGTCATGTTCGTCAAATACGCCAAGGCATACGTGGTCATGCCCGGAGGCTTCGGCACTCTTGACGAACTTTTTGAATCGCTTAATCTGATACAGACAGAGCGCATCCAGAGATTTCCCGTAGTGCTTGTGGGTAAGGTCTATTGGAAGGAGCTGGTGGCCTGGATAAAACAGACGGCGGTACAGAGAGGGTGCGTGCCTGAGCAAGACCTTCGCATATTCACAGTGGTGGATGAGCCGAAAGAGGTGGTCTCAGCCATCCGGAAATTCTACCGTAAATGAAGAACAGGGTAAAAGTCATTGTCCTGCGCAGCGCGGGGACAAATTGTGATAAAGAAACGGCCTTTGCCTTTAAGTCGGCCGGGGCCGAAGCGGAACTTGTGCATATAAACGAGTTGTGCTCGGGGAAAAAGAGTTTATCGTCTTATCAGATACTCGCCATACCCGGAGGTTTCTCCTACGGCGATGATCTGGGGGCGGGCAAGATCCTTTCCGTTGAATTGAAGCACAGTTTGCGCGATGACCTGCGCGGGTTTATTGCCGGCGGCAAGTTGATAATAGGCATATGCAATGGATTTCAGGTATTGGCCAGGGCGGGGCTTTTGCCGGGAAACGGAGATTTTACCCAGGAGGCGACTTTGATGCTGAATACGTCGGGAAAATTTGAAGATAGATGGACGTATTTAAAAAGTAGAAATGATACGCTTTGTGTGTGGACGAGAAATCTGCCGGAGATCATTTATCTTCCCGTCGCTCACGGCGAGGGCAATTTCCAGGTAAAGGATAAGGCGGCGCTGGAAAGGATTAAGGGGAACGGCCAGGTTGTTTTTCAGTATTGCACGGAATACGGCAACCCGGCAGGTTACCCTTATAATCCAAACGGTTCAGTCGACAATATCGCCGGTATTTGCGACAAAACAGGCAGGATACTGGGGCTTATGCCCCATCCTGAAAGGCACGTTCAGAAAACTCAAGGCCCCAGATGGGCTTCTATGAAAGAGCCGTTTGGGCCGGAGGGAATCCAGATCTTTAAAAACGGAGTAGAATATGCGAAGAAAAACTTATTATCCTAAGGAATACTGCGGGCTTTTCGGGGTGCACGGAAATAAGTACGCGAGTTATCTGACTTATTCCGGGCTCTACGCCTTGCAGCACAGGGGCGAGGAGTCGGCAGGCATTGTTTCCTATAACGGGAGATCAATGAAGTTCCACAAGGGCATGGGCCTGGTTTCCGACGTGTTCAATGCCGAATCGCTGAAGCGGCTCTGCGGCAGAATGGCAATAGGGCACGTGCGCTATTCCACTACCGGCTCGAGCCTGGTGAAGAACGCCCAGCCGCTGGTGATCGATTACCTCAAGGGCTCCATAGCCATCGCGCATAACGGCAACCTCGTGAACGCGGCGGAATTAAGGTCAGAGCTGGAAAAGGCCGGTTCCATATTCCAGAGCACCACCGACTCCGAGATCATAGTCCATCTTATGGCAAAGTCAAAACAGCGCTCCACAGAAGAGCGGCTGCGTTACGCGCTCAAGAGGGTCAAAGGCGCCTACTCCTTGCTGCTGATGGATGACAGGCAGATCATCGGCGTAAGGGACCCCCATGGATTCAGGCCTTTATGCCTGGGAAAACTTAATGGGGCATGGTGCCTGGCTTCGGAGACCTGCGCCTTTGACCTTATCGGAGCAAAGTTCGTAAGAGAAATTGAGCCGGGTGAAATAGTGTTTTTAACCAAGCGCGGCGTGCGCTCTGTGCATCCGCCTGAGCTGAAAGTGCGCGCTAAAGCGATGTGCATATTTGAGCATATTTATTTTGCCAGGCCCGATTCCATGGTTTTCGGCGAGACAGTGCACAGGGTAAGACGGCGCTTAGGCGAGCAGTTAGCGCTGGAGCATCCGGCTGTGGCGGATATCGTAGTGCCCGTGCCTGACTCAGGCACATCCGCGGCATTGGGCTTCAGCGAGAAGTCAAGGATACCTCTTGAATGGGGCATTATCAGGAACCACTACGTAGGCAGGACATTTATCCAGCCCAAGCAGGAGATAAGGGACCTGAACGTCAAGATCAAATTCAATATCCTCAAGGACGTGGTCAAGGGCAGGCGCATAGTAGTTGTGGATGATTCCATAGTCAGGGGCACGACGTCGCGCAAGCGCGTAAAGAATCTAAGGCAGGCAGGCGCCAAGCAGGTGCACCTGAGGATCTCCTGCCCGCCCCATATACATCCCTGTTTTTATGGGATCGATTTTCCCAGGTCATCGGAGCTGCTGGCGCGCAAGATGAGCTTAAAGAGGATCAAAAGGTTTTTAGGGGTGGACAGCGTGGGCTATCTGAGCTTGAAGGGGTTGTTGAAGTCGGTCTGCCTGCCCAAGCAGAACTACTGTGTTGCCTGTTTTACCGGGAAATATCCCATCAAGGTCAAAAAGGCGGATAAATATATGCTGGAGAACTGCTGATGGACTACAAAAAGTCAGGGGTGGATATAACCAGGGCAGGTATTTTTAAGGCGAAGATAAAGCCGCTGGTGAGAAGGTCCTTCAACAAGGACGTGCTCAGGGATATCGGCGGGTTCGGGAGTTTTTTCAGGTTACCCAAAGGCCTCTACGCGGATCCCATCCTGGTATCTTCTTCGGACGGCGTGGGCACCAAGTTAAAACTCGCCGTCCTTGCCGGAAAACACGATACAGTCGGCATTGACGCGGTGGCGATGAACGTAAATGATATTCTGTGCGTCGGGGCGCGGCCTTTGTTTTTTCTGGATTACATCGCTTACAGCAAAGTTGGGGCGGGCGTGCTTGTGGACGTAGTCAAGGGCATAACCGAAGGTTGTATCCAGGCGGGCTGTGCTCTTGTGGGCGGCGAGACCGCGCAGATGCCCGGGATGTACAAGGCAGGCGATTACGACCTTGCCGGTTTTTGCGTAGGCGTGGTTGAGCGTAAAAGTATTATTGACGGCGCGAAGATCAGTCCGGGCGATACTGTCATTGGCTTAGAATCAAGCGGTATTCATTCTAACGGATATTCCCTGGTAAGAAAGGCCCTTTCGCGGGGCGATCTGAGAAAATACAGCAAAGAATTACTTGAACCCACGCGCATATATGTCAAGCCCGTGTTATCGTTATTGAAATATCAAAGCATCAGAGGCATTGCCCATATCACCGGCGGGGCGTTTTACGATAAGATCGCGCGGATTTTACCCGATAATGTGAATGTCAGGATTTATAAGGATTCCTGGCAGGTATCCAGGATATTCCGGCTTATTCAGAGTAAGGGCGATATTGAAGACAGAGAGATGTATCATACCTTTAATATGGGCATAGGTATGGTTTTGGTTGTCGCGCCCGGCGCGGCAAAGAAGACGATCTCAAAACTGGCGCAGTCAAAGCTTAAGTCCTGTGTCATCGGAGAGGTCGTCAGGGGCAAAGGGAAAGTAGAGATTGTATAGATGGAATTCACTGGTAAGGTAGTTGATTTATCGGGATTGCTTGATTATCAGGATTCCGCGGTGGTAAGCAGGGAGATCATCAAGAAGGACGCGGGCACGGTCACCCTGTTTGCCTTTGACAAGGGCCAGGGGCTAAGCGAACACACCGCGCCCTTTGACGCGCTGGTCTACATAGTTGACGGCTCGGCAGAAGTAATGATTTCCGGCAGGCCGAATAAACTGAAGGCAGGTCAGATGATCATTATGCCGGCGAACAAACCGCACGCCTTAAAGGCGATAGAAAGATTTAAAATGCTGTTGGTCATGGTCAGGAAATAAATATGAAGATCCTCGTCATCGGTTCAGGCGGCAGGGAACACGCGTTGGTTTGGAAGATCGCCCAGTCAAAGTTGGTGAGCAAGATCTTTTGCGCGCCGGGTAACGGCGGGATCAGTCAACAGGCAGAGTGCGTAGATATAAAGGCGGATGACATCGCGAAGTTATTAGATTTCGCGCGCAGGGAAAAAATTGACTTGACCGTTGTGGGGCCTGAAGCGCCGCTTGCCGCGGGGATCGTTGACGAATTCACCAATTATAAATTAAGGATTTTCGGGCCGCAGAAAATGGCCGCGCGGTTAGAGGCAAGCAAGGTCTTTGCCAAGGAATTAATGGCAAAATATAAGGTGCCGACCGCGGATTTTGATATCTTTGAGGACGCGGACGCTGCCAGGAAATACATTGATAAGATCGGTGCGCCTTGTGTGATAAAGGCAGACGGACTGGCTCAGGGAAAAGGCGTGGTAGTAGCTAAAACCGCTGATGAGGCAAAAAAGGCGGTCAGCGCGATGATGCAGGAAAAGATATTCGGCGCTGCCGGCAAGAGGATAATCATTGAGGAGTGCCTGCAAGGTCAGGAGGCCTCCATACTTGTTTTCACGGATTCAAAAGAAGTCATCGCGCTGGCTTCAGCGCAGGACCACAAACGGGTCTTTGACAACGATGAGGGCCCGAATACCGGCGGGATGGGGGCTTATTCTCCGGCGCCGGTAGTCACCGCGCCGTTGTTCAAAGAGATCCTGGAAAAGGTAGTTTACCGCACCATAGACGGCCTGGTAAAAGAAGGCATAACCTATAAAGGTGTCTTGTACGCCGGTATTATGCTGACCAAAGAGGGCCCTAAAACTTTAGAGTTTAACGCGCGTTTCGGCGATCCCGAGACACAGGCGATCTTGCCGCGTTTACAATCCGATCTGGTAGAGGTGATGCTTGCGGTAAGCGAGCAGAAACTTTCCCGCCTGAAAATACTGGATTGGGACAGCCGCGCCTGCGTCTGCGTTGTCCTGGCCTCAGGCGGCTATCCGGGTAATTATGAAAAAGGCAGGGAGATCAGCGGGCTTGATGAGGCGGCTAAGGTTAAAGACGCGGTAGTGTTTCACGCCGGCACCAGGAAGGACAAGGACAGATTTTATACAAACGGCGGAAGGGTCATGGGCGTCACCGGGTTGGGGGAGGATATCAAAACAGCAATTGAACATACATATAGCGCGGTTGAGAAGATCAGTTTTGAAGGCATGCATTATAGAAAAGATATAGGGTGGAGAGCGGTTAAAGGAGGGCAACATTAATGGCGAGTAAAGTCAGTGTCATAATGGGCAGCGCGTCTGATTTAAGCGTTGTTAAGGCATGCACGGATATGCTCAAGGAGTTCGGTATAAGTTTTGAATTAAAGGTGTTGTCCGCGCACCGCACTCCGAAGGAGTTAGAGAAGTATACGCGTAGCGCGGAAGGCCGCGGCATCAAACTGTTTATCGCGGCCGCGGGCGGTTCCGCGGCGCTTGCCGGAGTTATCGCTTCTTTCACCACGCTTCCGGTCATCGGCATCCCCATCCCTACCAAAGCCCTTAAAGGATTGGATTCTTTGCTTTCCACCGTGCAGATGCCAAAGGGCGTTCCGGTGGCATCAATGGCGATAGGCGAGGCAGGGGCTGGTAACGCCGGCATATTGGCCGCGCAGATCCTGGGTTTAAGCGATAAAAAGATAAAACAGAAACTAACCAGGCATAAGAAAAATATGGCGGCAAAGGTGCTGAAGATAAAAGTCAGATTATGATTGAAACAGCATACGTAAGGATAAACGATGTTGTCCCGGACAGGAGCGTAATGCTTGACGCCGTAAAAGCGCTTAAAAAAGGCGGCATCGTTGCCTTTCCCACTGAAACCGTATATGGCCTGGCGGCAGACAGCCGCAATAAAAAGGCGATAAGGCGGCTTTACGAGATAAAACAGAGGCCTGACTCAAAGCCGTTTTCCCTGCTCGTCGGCAGCAAGGACAGCGTGGATAAGTTTTCAAAATCCCCGCCGATGGCTGTTTACAAGCTTATGGCTAAATTCTGGCCGGGCCCGCTGACGATAGTCATGCCTTCCGGGAATTCAAAGGTGGGCTTGAGGATGCCGGACAACGTGGTCGCCTTGATGCTTATCAGCGAATCAGGCCTGGAGCTTGCCGCGCCGTCCGCGAATATCGCGGATAAAGCGCCTTGCCTTAGCGCCGACGAAGTGATGGAGCAGTTTAGCGGCAAGATAGATATAGTTTTAGACGGGGGAGAGGCCAAATTAGGCAGGGAGTCCACGGTTGTTGAAGTTGACGCCGCCAACAGCGTGACTGTTTTGCGGGAAGGCGCCATTAAGGCGGAGGATGCCGTCAAGGCGGCCAGGACCAAGACAGTGCTTTTGGTCTGTACAGGCAATACCTGCCGTTCTGTGATGGCGGAAGGCCTGCTTAAACAAAAGACAAAGGACAGGCTGTCTGTTGAAGTCGTCTCTGCCGGGATTTCAGCGCTTTCAGGCATGCCTGCTACGGCCGAGACGCTTTCGCTGTTGAGCAAGGAAGGTATTGATATGTCCGGCCACAAGTCAAGGCGCGTTAGTATGGATATGCTTAAAAGCGCGGACCTCATACTCGTTATGGAGCGCATCCATAAGGAACGCATAAAGGAAATGGCGCCGGAAATAGAAAATAAAGTGTTTTTATTGAAAGAATTTGCTAAAATAAAGGACGGCAACAGCGATATCAAAGATCCCATAGGCGGATCCATAGACACATATATGAATATTTTTTATATAATCAAGGATACAATAGAAAGGATAAGCAAAACAATACTATGAAGATAGTCATAGGCGCCGACCACGGCGGGTTTAAGTTGAAGGAGGAGCTCCTGCGTTTCCTGAAGAAGAAGGGCATCGAGGTTTCTGATTTCGGCACGTATTCCGAGGAATCCTGCGATTATCCCGAGATCTCATACAGAGTTGCCAGGGCCGTGTCTAAAAAGCAATACAACAGAGGTATCTTGATCTGTAAAAGCGGCATAGGCAATTCCATCGTCGCCAACAAGGTGCGGGGCGTGAGGGCGGCATTGGCCTATAATTTGAAGGCGGCAGAATTTTCCCGCCGGCACAATGACGCCAACGTGCTGGTGCTGGGGGCGTCGTTTGTCACCGGCGATACGGCAAAAAAGATAGTAGATGCCTGGTTGAATACGGAGTTTGAAGGCGGCAGGCACAGCCGCCGCGTCAGGCAGATATCGGCTATAGAGAAAAAAATTGACAGGAGGGTTGAGTGAAACACCACATACAGTCAGTTGACCCGGAGATTTACAAGGCGATAACCAGCGAGATCGAGCGCGAGGAGAAGACCATAGAACTCATCGCTTCGGAGAATTTCGCGCCTTTGGCAGTGCTTGAGGCGCAGGGTTCCGTGATGACCAATAAGTACGCCGAGGGCTATCCTGCCAGCCGCTGGTACGGCGGATGCGAGTTCGTTGACGACGCGGAGCGCCTTGCCATTGAGCGCGCCAAGGAGCTTTTCGGCGCGGAGCACGCCAACGTGCAGGCGCATTCGGGAACGCAGGCGAATATGGCGGTGTATTTTGCCGCGCTTGAGGTGGGAGATACGGTCATGGCTATGGACCTTGCCTGCGGAGGCCACCTTTCCCACGGCCACCCGCACAATTTTTCCGGCAGGTTCTACAAGATCATTCCCTACGGCGTAAACAGGGAAACAGAGCGCATTGATATGGATGAGATCCGCCTCCTTGCCAGGAGGCACAGGCCCAAGATGATACTGGTGGGCGCCTCCGCCTATTCGCGCGTATTTGACTTTAAGGAATTCAGGGACATATGTGATTCGGTTGGGGCGTATCTTTTTGTGGATATGGCTCATATTGCCGGCCTCATCGCGGCGGGGGTCCATCCCAGCCCGTTTCCCTATGCTGATTTCGTAACTACTACCACGCATAAGACACTGCGCGGGCCCAGAGGCGGCGTTGTGTTCTGCCGCGGCCAGTTTGCCAAAAAAATTGACGGCTATGTATTTCCCGGCATACAGGGAGGGCCGCTTATGCACGTTATAGCGGCCAAGGCGATCGCCTTTAAACTCGCGGCGACGGAGGAATTCAAGGCATACCAGCGCCAGGTGGCAAAGAACGCCAAGGCGCTTGCCGAAGCAATGGCCTCTTTCGGCTACCGGCTGGTGTCGGGCGGTACCGATAATCATCTTGCGCTCGTGGATCTGACGCCCAGGAAGGTATGCGGCAGGGACGCGCAGGTGGCGCTTGAGAAGGCCGGTATCACAGTGAATAAGAACCTCATACCTTATGACCGGTTAAGCCCCATGCTTACCAGCGGAATACGGCTGGGAGCTCCCGCGGTCACTACCAGGGGAATGAAGGAAAATGAAATGAAACAGATCGTTTCATTGATAAACGAAGCGATCCTGGCGAGGAGCGACGACGGTAAATTGGAGGATATCCGCGGAAGGGCATACGCCTTGACCGCCAGGTTCCCGATCTACCCCGAATTAAAATGAAAGACAACCGCCCCGGATGGGATGAATACTTTATCGGTATTGCCAAGCTTGTGGCAAAGCGCTCTACGTGCCTGCGCAGGCAGGTGGGGGCTTTGATCGTCAAGGACAGGAGAATACTTGCCACCGGCTACAACGGCACACCCTCAGGCATCAAGCATTGTTTTGAAGCCGGCTGCCTCAGGGAGAAACTCAAGATACCTTCCGGCGAGCGCCATGAACTCTGCCGCGGGCTGCACGCCGAACAAAACGCGCTGCTTCAGGCCGCGCTCTACGGCATAAGCGTCAAGGACTCATCGTTCTACATAACCAACCAGCCCTGCATCATCTGCGCCAAGATGCTTATAAACGCCGGAGTGAAAGAGGTCGTTATCTCCGACGGTTATCCGGATAAGATGTCGGCGGAATTCCTCAAAGAGGCGGGGATAAGAGTCAGAAAGAAGAAGTGAAGTGCCCTTTTTGCCATTATAGAGAAAGCAGTGTAGTTGATTCGCGCCCTACATCAGCCAACGCCGGGATCAGGCGCAGGCGCCAGTGCCTGAAATGCTCAAAGCGGTTCACCACTTACGAATACAACGAGGAGCTTCCCATGATGGTGGTGAAGAAAGACGGCCGGCGCCAGGCATTTGACAGAAAGAAGATCCTGAACGGCATAGTAAAGGCCTGCGAGAAAAGGCAGGTAAGTGTAAAGAAGATGGAGCAGATAGTAGCCGGCATAGAGCGGCATATCCATAAGAAGTTTGACCGCGAAGTCGGTTCTACCTACATAGGCGAGAAGGTAATGGAGCATTTGGCCGCGCTTGACGATGTGGCCTACGTGCGCTTTGCCTCAGTGTACAGGCAGTTTAAGGACGTCAACCAATTCATGAAAGAGCTGAAAGACATGTTCAACAAGGGAAAGAAGAAGGCGCGGAGATGATCATATGATTGAAGTAGGGTTAAACAAGATAATAATAGACGAGAAAAGGCACGATCAGGTCATCGTGCTCAAAGAGAAGAAGGGCGAGCGGCTGCTGCCTATCGTCATAGGGTCCACGGAGGCATCCGCCATAAAGATGGAGGTAAGCGGTTTTACCCCGCCGCGGCCGTTGACGCACGATCTGCTGTTAAACACCATTACCGAACTTGATTCCCGCATAGATTATGTCCTTATAGACAAGCTGGAGCAGAGCACATACCACGCCAAGCTCTACCTGAAATATGACGGCAGGCAGAAGGTCGTGGATGCCAGGCCGTCGGACAGCATCGCCCTGGCAGTGCGCGCCAGGGCGCCGATCTTTGTGGAAGAGGATATATTTAAGCAGTCTAACCCGCTGAAGGAAAAATAGGCGTTTTCCCGCCGCGTATGCTTAGCACTTCACTAATAAAGAGCGACCCCCTCATAAAAAAGCTTATTCAGTATATTTCCCGGCAAAAAAGGCGGCCCGGGCTCTACATTGTGGGCGGTTTCCTCAGGGACATATTCCTCAAGCGCCGCAAAGACGTGGTGGATATTGACTTCGCGGTCGGCAGGAATGCCGTCGCCTTTGCCCGCGGCTTTGCCCGCCAGATCAAGGCGGGATTTGTGGTGCTGGATAAGGCGCGCGGCTGCGCCAGGGTCGTATACAAGACAAAGCAAATGCACTATACCCTTGATTTTACCGATTTTCGCGGCAGGGACCTGAAGGATGATATGCTCCATCGCGACTTTACCATCAACGCCCTTGCCCTGGATGTGGCGCGGCTTAAGGCAGGCAGGCGGCTTGAGGACTGCGTAATTGATTTTCACGGCGGGCTCAAAGACATCAAGCTGAAAAAAATAAGGGCGGCATCAGAGTCATCTTTTAAAGATGATCCCTTGAGGGTATTAAGGGCGTTCAGCGCGAAGGCGATGTTCGGATTCAATATAGATAAACAGACCTTGAGATCAGCGCTGAAAAGCAAAGAGAAATTAAGGGGCGTTTCTTATGAGCGTATAAGAGACGAGTTGTTCAAGATATTTGAAAGCGAGAACGCCTGCAAAACCATAAAAGAACTGGATGATCTGAAGATACTTTATGTTGTCCTGCCTCAGTTAAGGGTCATGCGCGGGGTTGACCAGGGGCCGTATCACCATCTTGACGTCTGGGGGCATTCGTTGGAGGCGCTTAAACAGTTTGAGGCGCTGCTTAAGGAGATTAAACGCGACAAGAAGATAGGCCCATATCTCGGCACTATCCTCTCTCCCACAAGGAGCCGGCTGGGTTTATTAAAGTTTGCCTGCCTTCTGCATGACATAGGCAAACCGGAAAGCCGCGTGCGCAGGGAAGGTAAGATCATATTCCACGGCCACGAGCGCTGCGCCCTGAAGATAGTCCGCGGGATCACGGAGATGTTGAAACTTTCGCAGGACGAGTATTACGCGTTGAAGAAGATCGTCTTCTGGCATTTACGCCCCGGATACCTCGCGGATATAGAAACGCTCAGCGAGCGGGCAAGGTTCCGTTTCTTCAGGGATACGGCAGAGGAGGCGGTAAGCGTGCTTTTGCTCGCGATCGCCGACCAGCGCGCGACAAGAGGGCCGCTTACGGCGGGCGAGGACCGCAGGCATCACGAGAAGGTCTGCCTTGAGCTCGCGCGCGAGTTCTTCATCCGTAAGGGCCGGGAAAAGATCGTGCGGTTGATAGACGGAAATGACCTGATAAAGATATTAAAACTTACGCCTTCCCCGATTTTCAGTAAGATCCTGGACGAAGTAGAAGAGGCGCAGGCGGCCGGAGAGATAACAACAAAGAAACAGGCGCTGGCGCTGGCGCGTTCATTAGCTAAGATATGAAAGATATAAGTTATTTAGGCACAGCTGTGCGGGCCGCGAGGCGGGCCGGCGTGATCCACAAAAAATACTTCCAGAAAGGGTTTAGGGTGCGGACGAAGTCCTCGTCCTTTGACCTTCTGACCAATGCCGATACAGAGGCGGAGAAGGCGGTTGTCTCGTTGATAAAAAGCCGTTTTCCCGAACATAACTTTCTTGCCGAAGAATACCGTTATAAAAAGACCGGTTCGGAATATACCTGGATCATTGACCCGCTTGACGGCACAAATAACTTTGCCTGCGGACTGCCGATCTTTTGCGCTTCGGTCGCGCTGGCGCGTAAAGATAAGGTGATAGCCGGCGCTATTTACGACGTAACGCGCGATGAGCTGTTTTACGCCGAGAAGGGCAAAGGCGCGTTTCTTAACGCGAAGCCCATCAGGGTCAATTCAGCGGCTACCCTAAGGCAGGCCATGCTCATAACCGGATTCTATTACGACAGAGGCAGGGAAATGGTTAAGAGCCTGGAGACCATCAAGCGCTTCTTGTTTCGGCGGATCCTGGGGCTGCGCCGTCTGGGCGCCGCGGCGCTGGATCTTTGTTATGTGGCCTCAGGCCGGGCAGCGGGTTTCTGGGAGTTTGAGTTAAGCCCCTGGGATTTTGCCGCGGGCAAGCTGATCGTTGAGGAGGCAGGAGGCAGGGTCACAGGAAAAAACGGCGAGGGGGTACCGCTTGACAGGAAGCATTTTATCGTGTCTTCAAACGGAAAGATACACAGGCAGATGCTTGCGGTAATAAAGGAAAGATAGTATAATATCATAATGGATATCAAGGGCTGTGAAATAAAGATCATTCAAGGGGATATAACCGCGCAGAAGGTTGACGCGATAGTCAACGCCGCCAACAATAAGCTGGTCATGGGCGGCGGCGTGGCGGGCGCGATAAAGCGCAAAGGCGGCAAAGAGATAGAGGATGAAGCTGTCAAAAAAGGCCCCATAGCCATAGGTGAGGCAGTCGCGACTAAGGCGGGCAAACTCAGCGCGAAGTTTGTGATACACGCCGTGACCATGGGAATGGACTTCCAGACCGACGAGAAAAAGATACGGCTTTCCTGCCGGAACGCGCTGCGGGCCGCCGAGGAATTAAAAGTAAAGTCCCTTGCCTTTCCCGCGCTTGGCTGCGGAGTGGGGGGATTTTCTCTTGTTGCCGCGGCTAAGATAATGTCTCAGGAAGTGTTGAGGCATCTAAGATACAGCGATTCGCGGCTTAAAGAGATCGTGTTCGCGCTTTATGATAAGGAGGGTTTTGAAATATTTGACAAGCACGTAAACGGTTATTTAGATTATATGCTCAATAAATTAGGCAACGGCCCTTATGTCACCGTGGACGCCTTAATAGAGATGCCTGACAACAGGATAGTTTTA
Proteins encoded in this region:
- a CDS encoding serine hydroxymethyltransferase encodes the protein MKHHIQSVDPEIYKAITSEIEREEKTIELIASENFAPLAVLEAQGSVMTNKYAEGYPASRWYGGCEFVDDAERLAIERAKELFGAEHANVQAHSGTQANMAVYFAALEVGDTVMAMDLACGGHLSHGHPHNFSGRFYKIIPYGVNRETERIDMDEIRLLARRHRPKMILVGASAYSRVFDFKEFRDICDSVGAYLFVDMAHIAGLIAAGVHPSPFPYADFVTTTTHKTLRGPRGGVVFCRGQFAKKIDGYVFPGIQGGPLMHVIAAKAIAFKLAATEEFKAYQRQVAKNAKALAEAMASFGYRLVSGGTDNHLALVDLTPRKVCGRDAQVALEKAGITVNKNLIPYDRLSPMLTSGIRLGAPAVTTRGMKENEMKQIVSLINEAILARSDDGKLEDIRGRAYALTARFPIYPELK
- a CDS encoding cytidine/deoxycytidylate deaminase family protein, with protein sequence MKDNRPGWDEYFIGIAKLVAKRSTCLRRQVGALIVKDRRILATGYNGTPSGIKHCFEAGCLREKLKIPSGERHELCRGLHAEQNALLQAALYGISVKDSSFYITNQPCIICAKMLINAGVKEVVISDGYPDKMSAEFLKEAGIRVRKKK
- a CDS encoding bifunctional nuclease family protein, coding for MIEVGLNKIIIDEKRHDQVIVLKEKKGERLLPIVIGSTEASAIKMEVSGFTPPRPLTHDLLLNTITELDSRIDYVLIDKLEQSTYHAKLYLKYDGRQKVVDARPSDSIALAVRARAPIFVEEDIFKQSNPLKEK
- a CDS encoding HD domain-containing protein, with product MLSTSLIKSDPLIKKLIQYISRQKRRPGLYIVGGFLRDIFLKRRKDVVDIDFAVGRNAVAFARGFARQIKAGFVVLDKARGCARVVYKTKQMHYTLDFTDFRGRDLKDDMLHRDFTINALALDVARLKAGRRLEDCVIDFHGGLKDIKLKKIRAASESSFKDDPLRVLRAFSAKAMFGFNIDKQTLRSALKSKEKLRGVSYERIRDELFKIFESENACKTIKELDDLKILYVVLPQLRVMRGVDQGPYHHLDVWGHSLEALKQFEALLKEIKRDKKIGPYLGTILSPTRSRLGLLKFACLLHDIGKPESRVRREGKIIFHGHERCALKIVRGITEMLKLSQDEYYALKKIVFWHLRPGYLADIETLSERARFRFFRDTAEEAVSVLLLAIADQRATRGPLTAGEDRRHHEKVCLELAREFFIRKGREKIVRLIDGNDLIKILKLTPSPIFSKILDEVEEAQAAGEITTKKQALALARSLAKI
- the nrdR gene encoding transcriptional regulator NrdR, whose amino-acid sequence is MKCPFCHYRESSVVDSRPTSANAGIRRRRQCLKCSKRFTTYEYNEELPMMVVKKDGRRQAFDRKKILNGIVKACEKRQVSVKKMEQIVAGIERHIHKKFDREVGSTYIGEKVMEHLAALDDVAYVRFASVYRQFKDVNQFMKELKDMFNKGKKKARR
- a CDS encoding inositol monophosphatase family protein, producing the protein MKDISYLGTAVRAARRAGVIHKKYFQKGFRVRTKSSSFDLLTNADTEAEKAVVSLIKSRFPEHNFLAEEYRYKKTGSEYTWIIDPLDGTNNFACGLPIFCASVALARKDKVIAGAIYDVTRDELFYAEKGKGAFLNAKPIRVNSAATLRQAMLITGFYYDRGREMVKSLETIKRFLFRRILGLRRLGAAALDLCYVASGRAAGFWEFELSPWDFAAGKLIVEEAGGRVTGKNGEGVPLDRKHFIVSSNGKIHRQMLAVIKER